The window ATTTTGAGCCTGCCGCAATTTTCAATAACATTTTTTCTTAACGGGAGATTTGCGACAATGATTATATCCGCGCTTTTGCCGCGCTCCGCCAATTCATTAACGTCTTCTGTGCGGGTTTCATAGTATTTAACATTGTGGCCGCAGTCCTCTAACGGTTTAACGGCAGTTTTAACTTTATCCAACGAAATTCCCAGTGGTTCAATAATAACAATGTCCATATAAACCTCCCTAAAAATTTTTATTCTACTGTGTTAGTAATCTTTCCAATACCTTCTATTTCACATGTCACGGTATCTCCATGTACAAGGAACTTAGGCGGCACAAAGCCCATGCCAACACCTGCCGGAGTGCCCGTTGCTATAATTGTTCCGGCTTTAAGAGTCATCCCCTGTGAAAGTTCGTTTATTATATACGCTATATCATGTATTAATAAATCTGTTTTTGAATTTTGCCTTAATTCACCGTTAACATATGACTTAATTGTCAAAACAGGCGGAGCCGCTATTTCATCAGCTGTTACTATCACAGGGCCCATTGGTGTAAAGCCGTCCAATCCCTTACCGAAATACCATTGTTTATGCCTCGTTTGCAGTTCCCTTGCCGTTACATCGTTAATTACGGTATAGCCGAAAACATATTCAAAAGCCTTTTCTTTTGAAACATTTTTTGCATCTTTTCCTATTATAACAGCAAGTTCAGCTTCGTAATCGAGGGTTTCAATTATGTCGCTGTGGCTAGGTATTGCATCGCCGTCGCCGCTTGCCCTGTTTACCCTTTTAGAAAAATAAACCGGAAATTCCCTTGTGCCGTCGAAGGCTTCTTTTTTATACCTCACAGACTCAACGGCATGCTCCATATAATTTATTCCCAAGCATATAATATCCTGTTTCGGTTCCGGTATAGGCGCAAGTATTTTTACGTCTTTCATAAACAGCCTGCCTTCGCCTTCGCCGCTGTCCGCAAGTTTTTTAATTTTCTCCTTTTCTTCGTCAGTTATTTTTTCTATAAGTTCAATCATCGTACTATAATTAAACCCGTTTTCTTTAAGCGGAATTATTTTCTGCCTGCATTTTGTAACTGCTCCGACAAACTCCGTCCCGTCTTTAAGATATGTAACCAGTTTCATAGATAAATCCCCTTTTCAATTTTTCACAAATGGACTATTGCCTTTTCAAGTATCCGCATAGCTTCGTCTATGTCCCCGCTTTTTACTATCAATGCAGGCACAAAACGGATTACGTTTGTTCCGGCTCCTACAAGCAGAAGGCCGTTATTTATACACTCGGCAATCACAGGCGCCACGGGTATGCCAAGCTCAATCCCCTGCATAAGCCCGATGCCCCGTACATCTTTTATTATAGGATATTTCCCTTTTAATTCCAATAGTTTATTTTTTAAATATTCGCCCTGTTTTTTAACATTTTCCAAAAGGCCGTTATTAAAAAGCTCGTCAAGCACAACCGTGCCGGCTGAAGTTGCAAGCGGATTGCCGCCGAAAGTAGACGCATGATCTCCCGGTTTAAACGCTTCGGCCAGCTTATTTGTAGCCATCAACGCTCCAATAGGCACGCCTCCCGCAAGCCCTTTTGCAAAAGTTGCCGCATCAGGCGTTACTCCAAGCGCCTGATGTGCGAAAAGCTCCCCGCATCGCCCTACGCCGCATTGTATTTCATCAAATACAAGAACTATATCGTTTTCATCGCAAATTTTCCTTACAGCCCGCAAATACTCCTTATCAGCCGGATGTATGCCGCCTTCGCCCTGTACGGGCTCCAGAAGTATGCCGCATGTATTTTTATCTACCGCCGCTTTTAAGGCTTCAATATCATTAAACGGCACATGCTTGATACCGGGCATCAATGGAGCAAGGCCCTTTTGATATTTTTCCTGCCCTGTTGCAGTAACAGCCCCATAAGTCCTGCCGTGAAAAGAATGTTCCATGGTTATTATATCTCGTCCGGGCTTTGACTTCATAGAAGCATACTTACGGCATATTTTCAATGCGGCTTCAATACTTTCCGCACCGCTGTTGCAAAAAAATACTTTGTCGAAACCGCTGTGTTCGCAAATCATTTCCGCAAGTTTAATCTGAGGCTCCGTATAGTAAAGGTTCGAAACATGAATAAGTTTCATAGCCTGCTCGGCTATTTTTTCCCCCAGTCTTTCATGGCCGTAGCCAAGCGAATTGACGGCAATCCCGGCAACAAAATCAAGATATTTTTTCCCGTCGGCATCCCACACATACATCCCCTTTCCATGGTCAAACGCTATCGGGAAACGGCTGTATGTATTCATAACAACCTTTCCCCCTCTTGCGGCAAGTTCTTCCATTCTGCTCATTTATTATCATTTCCTTTCTCAATCATAGTGCCGATGCCTTCCGGCGTAAAAATTTCAAGTATAAGACAGTGCTCAACCCTTCCGTCAAGTATATGCACATTATTAACCCCTGCTTTCACGGCGCTCATACAGCACTGCACTTTCGGAATCATGCCGCCAGAGATTGTGCCGTCGTCTATAAACGATTGGACTTCGTCCGCTTTTATAAAGCTCATTAGGCTTGAAGGATCGCCGACGTCTTTCATA of the Anaerotignum faecicola genome contains:
- a CDS encoding fumarylacetoacetate hydrolase family protein, giving the protein MKLVTYLKDGTEFVGAVTKCRQKIIPLKENGFNYSTMIELIEKITDEEKEKIKKLADSGEGEGRLFMKDVKILAPIPEPKQDIICLGINYMEHAVESVRYKKEAFDGTREFPVYFSKRVNRASGDGDAIPSHSDIIETLDYEAELAVIIGKDAKNVSKEKAFEYVFGYTVINDVTARELQTRHKQWYFGKGLDGFTPMGPVIVTADEIAAPPVLTIKSYVNGELRQNSKTDLLIHDIAYIINELSQGMTLKAGTIIATGTPAGVGMGFVPPKFLVHGDTVTCEIEGIGKITNTVE
- a CDS encoding aspartate aminotransferase family protein → MEELAARGGKVVMNTYSRFPIAFDHGKGMYVWDADGKKYLDFVAGIAVNSLGYGHERLGEKIAEQAMKLIHVSNLYYTEPQIKLAEMICEHSGFDKVFFCNSGAESIEAALKICRKYASMKSKPGRDIITMEHSFHGRTYGAVTATGQEKYQKGLAPLMPGIKHVPFNDIEALKAAVDKNTCGILLEPVQGEGGIHPADKEYLRAVRKICDENDIVLVFDEIQCGVGRCGELFAHQALGVTPDAATFAKGLAGGVPIGALMATNKLAEAFKPGDHASTFGGNPLATSAGTVVLDELFNNGLLENVKKQGEYLKNKLLELKGKYPIIKDVRGIGLMQGIELGIPVAPVIAECINNGLLLVGAGTNVIRFVPALIVKSGDIDEAMRILEKAIVHL